In Falco peregrinus isolate bFalPer1 chromosome 9, bFalPer1.pri, whole genome shotgun sequence, the genomic stretch GAGTCCTTGCTGCCACCCACCACGGCCGGGACCAGAGGTGGCTGGAGAAAGCCAGCACCAGGGGACCTGCCACACTCCACCTCACTCTCCAGCTTGAGAAGGTACCAGATGCCATCAGTCAGGGACCCGGCTGTCCCCTGGCTGCCATCCCTCAGCAGGACACGTTGCCAGGGTCCCTCCACCGCACATGAATGCCATGGGACCCACCTTGCCAATGACATCGTTGCGGCTCAGCCTGTCCTTGTCCATGACGGTGATGACGATGGTTGTCTCGCGCAGCCGCTCTGTGGGGATGTCAAAGGCAAAAGACTCGTTGAAGACGGGGTTCAGGCACCGCTTCATGACCACTGTCTTCTTCTTCTCCACCCGCTTGTCCTTGTACATCAGCCACACCTTCACATAGGGGTCTGGGGAGACAGGAGTTGCTctcagccccagctcagcaTTGGGCAGTGCTGCCCGGCAcggcaggagctggggctcaTACCTGATGTGCCCCCGATGTCCATGGCTTTGAGGTTACGCGCTTTGATGATGTTCACCACAATGGAGTTGGCAGAGGGGTTGTAGCACAGCGACAGTAGCAGCTCCCCACGACTTCCCTGTGGGACCCACAGAAGCCCCTTAGGTGGGTGCTCCAAAAACACCCACTCCTCACCACGGCACCCAGCCCAAGCCCTAATGGGGCACCCGATGCCCTCGTGTCCTGCTGTGGGagtggggtgctgggctgggaccaCAAGAGGTGTCCCAAGGGTGGACTTTGGGGCTGCGCAGAAAATCAGGGCAGGAGGAAATGGGGCCACCCCCAGTGGGATACTTTGTGGTCTtgctggaggcaggagaaaaagaaaactttcattttagATCGATCTGAAATGGCTTGGTTTGACCCAAAATGAGACACTCACTTTGGGCTACTTAAATATAAAGATCTGGGAAGACAAACTTCTCCATCAGATGTCAAACCTCCTCACAAAGCAAGAAACATCCCTGTTGGGGTAGCAAGAGGGTGGTGGTCCCATCAGGACACCACAGGGATGGGAGGTAGCCTCCCCTTGAGGACTGTCCccagggggtgggagggggacCAGGCCCTTACACTGCCATCGCTGCACGGCTTCAGGTCCTTCCAGAAGGTCTGCATCTGGGTGAGGTCCACCTTGTTGAGAGGGATGGACACCTCCCCAATGGGGTCATTGCGGCTGAAGCGGTCATAGTCCAGGACCTGAAGGTACAGCACCCGCTGCACCACCTTCTCGTAGgggaaccctgtgccagagAGGGAGGTgatgaggagctgctgcagctgtgccgAGCAGCACCCGGTGCCGGGGCCAGTGTCGGCACCACCCATGACCCATGCTGATGGGGAGATGTTGGCACCAGGCAGCGGACAGGGAGCAGACCATGGCACAAGTGACTGATGGCAGATTAATACCCCTGTGTGCACCCACTCATGGGTTCCTTCTGGGGGTAAGGAGCCTCCCCCGCCATGTCCCCTTTATGGGATGCAGAGCAAACACCTCCAACCTGGCCTTGATAGCTTGTCCAACCCATCTCACCACCAGCTTGAGCTGAGTTGAGTCCCATCAGCTCAATCTGAGCTGATCCAGCCCAGGAGGGAGGACAGAGGGTCCCACAACCTCTCCGCTCCCACCCTGGTCCACTCCAGCCCATCCAAGCCCCTACCTTCAAAGAGGAAGGTCTCATTCCAGTGTGGGTTGAGGTTCTTCCTCTTCACCTTGGTCTCCAGCTTGTGCTTCTTGTCAGGGAGCAGGTAGATCTTGACAAAGGGGTCGCTGGTGCCGCTGAAGTCCTTGgctggcagctcctgtgccTTCATGATCTTGACAGTCAGGGTGGACTCCTGGAAGTTGTAGCCAACGCTGAACTGGATGCGGCCCAGGTTCTCCCGGCTGACACCATCGTGGCCCTCGTCGTCCTCGGAGCCTGGGGacagctgtggtggtgggagaaTGGCAGCAAGCACAGTGTCAGGGGGCCAGCGAGGGACCACCAGCGGGGTCTGCACACCCCCGTTCCCCCACGTTTTGGCACCCGAACTCAGTTCACACCAGCAGCTGACCCCCAGCTCTGCGAGCTGTCAGAGGGCATCAGCCTCCTCCTGGCTCCCCGCCACCACCGTCGCCTCAGATGACTCCTGGCTCTGCACCATATatcctggggatggggaggtcAAGTAACCAAATTCCTCCTGACAGCCTGTCCCTCATGTCTCCGGCATCTCTCCCTCATGCCAGCCCAGGGGGGATGGCCGCGGCGTCTCAGCTGAGCTGAGGCTGTGCCAGCTGCGGCGCCTGGCTGTGACAGGGACATGGCAGCATGGGCTGGGGCGTGCCAGAGTGCTTGTGGCATAGGGTAGGCACAGGGAAGAGCCAGGGGAGTGCAAGGAGGTGCCCAGGCAGTGCCCAGGGTAGGATGCCATCCCTAGAGAGCCCGTCCCCAGCACACTCCATGCACCCACCATGAGCATCTCGCTGGTCAGGGAGTTGACCAGGTCGGAGACGGAGGAGCGAGGCTCTGTCTTGCGGTCAGACTCATCATGCGGTGGCTGCCCGGGCACCGGTGCTGTGTTCACCGCCTTGCCGCCAGCCGGCAACCTGGGGAAAGAGAGGCAGTAACTTAGAGGAGAGGGGCCAAGAGCCATGGGTGAGGCAGCGAGGGACTCCCCGGGCACCCTCTCCCAGCGGATACTGCGCCTGGGCTATGCCAGATCCCGATggaggctgcaggctgggatgTGGGCAGAGCTGGACTGCAAGGatgcccagggctgtgccaccgGCAGCAGCCCACCAGCCTCCCCGGGCAGGGGGGCCTGGCCGGTGCAGGCAGCTGGTTCTGCCTGcgctgccccaggcagggctgggtgccagcTGGTGCCCTGGGATCTGTGACATGCCACCTCAGAGCtcggcagcagctcccacactGCCCACGTGCCCCCCTGGCCACAGAGCCCCTGGTGATGCCCGGAACAGCCATCCAGCCCTGCGGCTACCTGGCCCCACCAGCACCTATGGCTCTGGCTgcacctcacacacacacagagcccctCTCCATCCGGGTGGGAGCTGGGTACGCAGCCACCCCACCGGTGCTTCGTGCTGCGGTGTGGACTCGGTGCCCAGCGCTATCCAGcccctctttccttctgccATGGAGCCCCCAGTGATGCTCTGCCGCTGGGACCGCTGCCCCGGCTGTCCCCGCACACCCTGGCTGTCTCAGCTGGATCTGGAGGGGCCGTGCCGATGGCTCCCGGCTGGCTGCAGGACAGTGGGCATGgtgccaggagggagcagcccGGTGGGAGGGTGGGCAGCCGGGAGCTGCGGCAGGCACACGGACAGAGCAGCAATGGAGGCGGGCGGGCGCACACCGAGGCCACGCTGCCACAATGCACAGGGACAACAGGGGACACAGGCACATGGCAGCAAGGATGGGGCAGCCGTGGCTGCCAGGGTACAGACAGACCCAAGAGGGAGAGGACTTGCACACAGACAGGCACCCCATGATGCACCCCCACACTCCCACCTGCTGCGGCTCCTGCCTGAGCTGAGACACAGTGATAAACCATCAAACTGACCAACAGGCGCAGCACTGCCAGGACACGCACACCGCGGTGGGCAGCACGCCGCCGGGACGGCCTCAGCATCGTGGTGGGCTCAGCGGGCAAAGCCACAACGCATGCCATGAGACACCCACCGACACGCCAAGCACACGCAGACACACGCTAATGGGGGGGGACGACACGACACACGACCTGAGGCGATGGGACAGAGGCACACGCCGTGGCACGGGGCGGCAGCCCTCTTGCACACCCGTACGCATACAGAGCTCGCCCGCCCCAGCGGGACGGCACCCAGGGAGGACTGCAGAGCCCAAGGGAGCTGGGGAAGCAAAGATAGGTTAAAAACAGAGTGAAAATGAAGGCGGAGGGGCCGGCGGTGGGGCCCACTGGAGGCGCAGGTGGAGCCATGGGTGCCAGGGTGGTGGCACACTGGCGGAGGTCGTGGACAGAGAGAGAGCAGGAAAGagcaagagagaggaggagCAACGTCATCCACCGCCGGCCTGccgggagggaagggggagagaggagcagggaggatgGACGGACGGAGAGTGGTTAGTCACTGGGACAGGAGACACGCCGAGGCGCCgggctggagctgccagggATGGGCTGGAAGGAAGAAGCTGAGAAACGGGGATGCAGGAGACGTTTTGAGGCAGAAGAGCAGGTGGCCAACAGTGCTGGATGGGCAGGCGAGA encodes the following:
- the SYT7 gene encoding synaptotagmin-7 isoform X3, with the translated sequence MYLHPEAASAGAPSRDVLLVSAITTVSLSITIVLCGICQWCQRKLGKRYKTSLETVGTPDSSRGRSEKKTINDLDRDFWNNNDNTVQQKWSSYPPKEFILNISPYAPYGDPRLSLNGSLLSGAKLTASAAAGLAGERDGRPGEKQRLGEDGMKSSISAHSEPSAGKAARGRWHTVQSHLAAGKLSLSKLPAGGKAVNTAPVPGQPPHDESDRKTEPRSSVSDLVNSLTSEMLMLSPGSEDDEGHDGVSRENLGRIQFSVGYNFQESTLTVKIMKAQELPAKDFSGTSDPFVKIYLLPDKKHKLETKVKRKNLNPHWNETFLFEGFPYEKVVQRVLYLQVLDYDRFSRNDPIGEVSIPLNKVDLTQMQTFWKDLKPCSDGSGSRGELLLSLCYNPSANSIVVNIIKARNLKAMDIGGTSDPYVKVWLMYKDKRVEKKKTVVMKRCLNPVFNESFAFDIPTERLRETTIVITVMDKDRLSRNDVIGKIYLSWKSGPGEVKHWKDMIARPRQAVAQWHQLKA
- the SYT7 gene encoding synaptotagmin-7 isoform X4; this translates as MYLHPEAASAGAPSRDVLLVSAITTVSLSITIVLCGICQWCQRKLGKRYKTSLETVGTPDSSRGRSEKKTIKLPAGGKAVNTAPVPGQPPHDESDRKTEPRSSVSDLVNSLTSEMLMLSPGSEDDEGHDGVSRENLGRIQFSVGYNFQESTLTVKIMKAQELPAKDFSGTSDPFVKIYLLPDKKHKLETKVKRKNLNPHWNETFLFEGFPYEKVVQRVLYLQVLDYDRFSRNDPIGEVSIPLNKVDLTQMQTFWKDLKPCSDGSGSRGELLLSLCYNPSANSIVVNIIKARNLKAMDIGGTSDPYVKVWLMYKDKRVEKKKTVVMKRCLNPVFNESFAFDIPTERLRETTIVITVMDKDRLSRNDVIGKIYLSWKSGPGEVKHWKDMIARPRQAVAQWHQLKA